One genomic window of Gemmatimonadota bacterium includes the following:
- a CDS encoding thiamine pyrophosphate-dependent dehydrogenase E1 component subunit alpha, which translates to MSLPSEILIKMYRAMLRIRRFEEQIWEVYTGGLMHGLAHLYIGEEAVAVGVCAALRDDDFITSTHRGHGHCVAKGGNLEAMMAEVMGRVTGHCRGKGGSMHIADMSVGILGANGIVGGGFGIATGAALSAQKRGTDQVAVCFFGDGASNQGIFFEVMNFAAIWKLPVIYVCENNHYGEYTPTGNVTAGKSIADRSLPFGIPSTTVDGSDAIAVYEATAQAVERARKGDGATLIECDTYRYRGHHVGDPGEGYRTKEEIESWMAKDPIQQLRTKILDDNIASGAELDAEEREVEKEMENALEAAKAAPYPDVEEVHQHVYA; encoded by the coding sequence ATGTCCCTACCCTCTGAAATCCTGATCAAAATGTACCGCGCCATGCTCCGCATCCGCCGTTTTGAAGAACAAATATGGGAAGTCTATACCGGCGGCCTCATGCACGGACTCGCGCACCTCTACATCGGCGAAGAAGCCGTTGCCGTGGGCGTTTGCGCTGCACTGCGCGACGACGACTTCATCACCAGCACCCACCGCGGGCACGGGCACTGCGTTGCCAAAGGCGGGAACCTCGAAGCCATGATGGCCGAAGTGATGGGCCGCGTCACGGGCCACTGCCGCGGCAAAGGCGGCTCCATGCACATCGCCGACATGTCCGTTGGCATCCTCGGCGCAAATGGCATTGTCGGCGGCGGATTTGGCATCGCCACAGGCGCGGCACTCTCAGCCCAAAAACGCGGCACCGACCAGGTTGCCGTCTGCTTCTTTGGCGACGGTGCCTCCAATCAGGGCATCTTCTTCGAAGTCATGAACTTCGCCGCAATATGGAAACTCCCGGTCATCTACGTCTGCGAAAACAACCACTACGGCGAATACACACCCACCGGAAACGTCACCGCGGGCAAAAGCATCGCGGATCGCTCCCTTCCCTTCGGCATTCCCAGCACAACCGTAGATGGCAGCGACGCCATTGCCGTGTACGAAGCCACTGCCCAGGCCGTCGAACGCGCCAGAAAGGGCGACGGCGCCACACTCATCGAATGCGACACGTACCGCTATCGCGGGCACCACGTGGGCGATCCCGGAGAAGGCTATCGCACAAAAGAAGAAATCGAATCCTGGATGGCCAAAGACCCCATCCAGCAACTCCGCACAAAAATCCTGGACGACAACATCGCCTCTGGAGCCGAACTCGATGCAGAAGAGCGCGAAGTCGAAAAAGAAATGGAAAA